The sequence CAGTTCCAGCGTGCCATCCATCCCCTGCCGGAGATGCTGGACCAACTGAAGAAAGGCTTCGAGAAGTACGGGGTGGAAACCGAACTGCGGCACAACCTGCGCGACGTTGAGGACCACGTGGAGCGGGTAATCTCCCGGGCCGACTCGTTCCGGGACTTGCTGCAGAACGCCCTGACCCTGGACGGAACCCTGACCGCCAACCGGCAGAACGAGGCCAGCGCCGAGCAGAACGAACAGGTCAAGAAGATCTCATCCTGGGCAGCAATCCTGTTTGCGCCGTCCTTCGTCGCCGGCATCTACGGGATGAACTTCGACAACATGCCCGAACTCCACTGGGCCGCGGGCTATCCCTACGCGTTGATCCTCATGGTTGCGGCCGGGGCCCTCATGTACGGAATCTTCAAGAAGAAGGGCTGGATCTAGGGCCGGATGTCCCGGTGCCGGAACCTCCAGCCCGGGGTCTAACCGGCGCCGCTCAGGCGGCCACTCCGGCGCCCCGGACGCTCTTTGCCCGGGCCGGCCGGCCCGCGGCCAGGGCAACCCGGGCGTTGCCCGCGGCGTGGACGATGGCAGCAACAACCAGGAACGCAACCAGCACCTGTGCGGTGGAAACAAACACCGTCGCCCACCCGCCGTCGAGCGTTGGATCCAGGAAATCGTAGACGTACCACCCGTCGAGACCCCCGCGGATCCAGGAGAACGCCAGGAAGGCCACGGGGTAGCCCAGCCATGCCAAGGGCCGCCACCACGTCCCGCGCACGGTCCTGGTGACCAGGAGCCAATCGAGCGCGGTCACCAGCGGAGCAAGGCGGTGGTGGACCATTTGGGGCCAGTACAGGTCCCAGCTCCACCAAGGCTCACCCGGCGGAGCCACCAGCACAACGTAGATAATCCCCGTCATCACCAGGTACAGGACCAGAGCGCCGAAAAGGTGGTCCCACCACAGTGGCAGCCGGCTCCGTGGCCGGACACCCGAAAGGATCAAAACGAGCCCTAAGGCAAGGTTCCCCTGCACGGTGAACTCCGAGAACAGCTGGGCAACATCCACATCGTTACCGGGAAGGGTGGCGTCAAAGGTCTTCTGGACCAGCGCTGCGAGCACGAAAATCCCGACGGCGATGCGGACGGCCCGGATCCAGGGGCGGTCAGGGTGCAGGGCACGGTTGGCGGCAATGTTCCTGCGTACGGGCGGAAGAAACTCCCCGGGACCGGATGCGGATTCTCTGCGGCTCATGGGGAAAGCATGGTGCGGCCTGCCGCCGGCGGGCTAGGGTCTTTTGGCCGCCCGGGCCACCCGCGTGCCGGACTGAAAGTTCCCGGTCCGGCAGGCGGATGTTGCTCAGGCGTTCGTTTTGCGCTTCAGCCAGCCCCAGACGCCGGTGGCGACGAACAGGACCAGCCCGATGATGGCGAGCCAGATGAGGCCTTTGACGACGAAGCCGACGATGGACAGGATGAGCCAGATGACCAGAAGGCCGATGATGATTCCCATGGACCCACTCTAGGCCGCCAAATTTCCCCTGCCCCTCATCAGGCGCCGCGTTTTGCGCAGGAGGTTGTCCGATCTCACGGGCCGTTCGCCTCTCGACAAGGTCCCGCCGCGGGCTTAACGTGGCCTCGCCAAATTCCCACAACGATAACAGAGGTGTGTGAAATGGGAACACAGGAGGACGTCGCACTGGTGCGGCGCGGCTATGAAGCATTCATCGCGGGCGATATGGACACGCTCAGGGGGCTGTTCACCGATGACGCCGTCTGGCATACCAGCGGAACCGGCGGCCTTTCGGGAGACAAGAAGGGCGTCGGGGAGATCCTGGCCTACTTCGGTGAGCTGTTCTCCCGGTCCCAGGGGTCGCTCAAGCTCACCCTGGATGATGTTGCCGCTGGCGACAGATACACGGTCGGAGTGCAGTCCAACCACGCCGAGCGCGATGGCAGGTCGCTGGACCAGCGGTCGGTCATCGTCTTCACCATCTCCGGCGGCAAGGTGGCTGAAGCCCTGGAAATCGCAGAGGACACTGCCCAGGCATCCCAATTCTGGTCCTGAGACTTCGCCGGGCTGGGACACCGCCACGGTCCATCACCGCTGACAAACAGTGGAGCTAAGGAGATTCGAACTCCTGACCTCTTCGATGCGAACTCCGGATAACGCGGAGCCACGGTCATTCACAAAACCGTCGGGAGGCCCCAAAACCTGCGGATTAAGCTTCACTCCTGTTCACGTTGACTCATGCGACGTTCACGTCGGTTCACTGGCAAAGTGTTACGCAAAGTGTTATTCCGGCAGCCTTGCAGAAAGTGCCGGCTGTCGGGGCGCTGAACGCATAGAGATCACCGTGAACAAGAACAATGAAACGACAGGTCTCGACCTGACGGTCCCGGCGCGACTCCTGACTCGCAGCGAAGCTGCGCAATATCTTCGACGGTCCACGGGCACGCTGGCCAACTGGGCGGCCAAGCGCAAGGGACCTGTGTACTACCGACAAGAGGACGGTGCAGTGGTCTATGCCGTCGAGGACTTGGCAGAGTGGTTGGCCCTGCAGCGCGTACTCCCGGTGGTGGCATAGTGGCCAACTTTGCTACACCCCCAGGATCCTGGGGAAAGATTCCGCCAGCAAAGCTGGGAGCTGACGGACGTTGGAAGGCGAACGGTCGCTACAAGACGTTGGCCGGCGAATCGAAACAGCGGTTTCGGAGCGGTTCGACTGGCCGCAAGGCCGAGAACGCCCTTCTCGAGCTGTTCAAAGCGATGGCAGCCGAAGACAAAGCACAAGAAGAGGCCGCCGCGCAAGAGGTCAAGAAAAAGCGTCGACAGAAAGAAAACATCAAGTTTGCCGATGCTATTGAGGAGTGGATTTCGTATATCGAAATGGGCGGCAAGGACCTGAGGGTCAGCACGGCATACGAGTATGCGCGGATGGCGCGGACTGACATCATCCCAGCACTGGGCGAACTCCGGTTGCAGGATCTCGACGTTCGGGCGTGTGCGGACTTCCTTCACGGAATCATCAACGGTGGCCGCTACTTCGCGAAGGCCGAACATAACCGTGCGGTGCTATCCAATATTTTGGAGTGGTGTGCCGGGAGGGGCCTGATCCCGGGTAATCCCGTGAAACAGGTCGCTGCGCTCCCTAAGCCCCGTAAGAAGCCGGTGCAAATCATCGAAAAGCACGATATGGCGAGTGTTTTGAGGGCTGTTCGAAAACACGGCGAACATCAGCTGACAGTGAAACGTCCTGGGCCTCCCCCGAACATGGACATTCCTGACGGCATCGAGCTCCTCCTCGCAACCGGGGTGCGCATCTCTGAGCTCCTGGCCCTCACGTGGAACGACGTCTGGATCGACGCCCCGGATGACGGTTCATATTGGGTCCAGATAAACGGTCAGGTCGGCTGCATCAAGGGTCAGGGGATGTTGCGCCACGACTACCGCAAGACGGGCGACAAAATTCTCGATCTGCGCATCAGTCCGGAGGTCGCGCGCATGCTCCGGGTTAGAAGAGCAAGTCAGTTGAAAACCAACCCAAAGCTGGCGATTTTTCCGGCGCGTGGTGGTGCCTGGATGCAGCAGAATAACTTCCGCCGCAGGTGGCGCAAAGTCCGGGAAGAACTGGACATTACCTACGACATTCCTGAGGACGATGAGCGGGGCGGAAGGAAACAGGAGCGGCGGGAATCCTGTGCTGTTGAAGCCATAACCCCCCATACTTTTCGCCGCTCGGTTGGCACATTTATCGGAGAGACCGTTTCCATTGACCAGGCAGCGCAGCAACTGGGACACAAGCGAACAGCGGTGACCATTCGGTCCTACCTTCGAGA comes from Pseudarthrobacter sp. NIBRBAC000502770 and encodes:
- a CDS encoding Pr6Pr family membrane protein, giving the protein MSRRESASGPGEFLPPVRRNIAANRALHPDRPWIRAVRIAVGIFVLAALVQKTFDATLPGNDVDVAQLFSEFTVQGNLALGLVLILSGVRPRSRLPLWWDHLFGALVLYLVMTGIIYVVLVAPPGEPWWSWDLYWPQMVHHRLAPLVTALDWLLVTRTVRGTWWRPLAWLGYPVAFLAFSWIRGGLDGWYVYDFLDPTLDGGWATVFVSTAQVLVAFLVVAAIVHAAGNARVALAAGRPARAKSVRGAGVAA
- a CDS encoding LPXTG cell wall anchor domain-containing protein — translated: MGIIIGLLVIWLILSIVGFVVKGLIWLAIIGLVLFVATGVWGWLKRKTNA
- a CDS encoding nuclear transport factor 2 family protein, which translates into the protein MGTQEDVALVRRGYEAFIAGDMDTLRGLFTDDAVWHTSGTGGLSGDKKGVGEILAYFGELFSRSQGSLKLTLDDVAAGDRYTVGVQSNHAERDGRSLDQRSVIVFTISGGKVAEALEIAEDTAQASQFWS
- a CDS encoding helix-turn-helix domain-containing protein, which encodes MNKNNETTGLDLTVPARLLTRSEAAQYLRRSTGTLANWAAKRKGPVYYRQEDGAVVYAVEDLAEWLALQRVLPVVA
- a CDS encoding tyrosine-type recombinase/integrase — its product is MANFATPPGSWGKIPPAKLGADGRWKANGRYKTLAGESKQRFRSGSTGRKAENALLELFKAMAAEDKAQEEAAAQEVKKKRRQKENIKFADAIEEWISYIEMGGKDLRVSTAYEYARMARTDIIPALGELRLQDLDVRACADFLHGIINGGRYFAKAEHNRAVLSNILEWCAGRGLIPGNPVKQVAALPKPRKKPVQIIEKHDMASVLRAVRKHGEHQLTVKRPGPPPNMDIPDGIELLLATGVRISELLALTWNDVWIDAPDDGSYWVQINGQVGCIKGQGMLRHDYRKTGDKILDLRISPEVARMLRVRRASQLKTNPKLAIFPARGGAWMQQNNFRRRWRKVREELDITYDIPEDDERGGRKQERRESCAVEAITPHTFRRSVGTFIGETVSIDQAAQQLGHKRTAVTIRSYLRERQEAPDSSGYLASVMYRPG